The following proteins are encoded in a genomic region of Primulina huaijiensis isolate GDHJ02 chromosome 3, ASM1229523v2, whole genome shotgun sequence:
- the LOC140973991 gene encoding glycerol-3-phosphate dehydrogenase SDP6, mitochondrial: MAASIRLRRLGALAAVAGGAYYTIITNPSVASSDRGTRGATPAFADLKQKIADPFAAIPSRTVQEAALIGSSTANPLDILVIGGGATGCGVALDAATRGLRVGLVEREDFSSGTSSRSTKLIHGGVRYLEKAVFNLDYGQLKLVFHALEERKQVIDNAPHLCNALPCMTPCFSWFEVIYYWMGLKMYDLVAGRRLLHLSRYYSANESTELFPTLATKGKDRSLKGTVVYYDGQMNDSRLNVSLACTASLAGAAVLNHAEVISFLTDDGTGRIIGARIRNNLSGKEFDTYAKVIVNAAGPFCDSVRTMANKEAKPMICPSSGVHIVLPDYYSPEGMGLIVPKTKDGRVVFMLPWLGRTVAGTTDSNTDITMLPEPHEDEIQFILDAISDYLNVKVRRMDVLSAWSGIRPLATDPRAKNTESISRDHVVCEDFPGLVTITGGKWTTYRSMAEDAVDTAIDSGKLSPTSKCMTYNLQLIGSDGWDPASFTILAQQYTRMKKSYGGKIVPGAMDTAVAKHLSHAYGTLAERVAIIAQNENLGKRLAHGYPILEAEVAYCARHEYCESAVDFIARRSRLAFLDTDAARRAVPRIVQILAAEHGWDKSRQKLELHQTKEFLETFKSSRNAQFYDGKHN; encoded by the exons TGCTACCCCAGCATTTGCCGATTTAAAGCAGAAGATCGCCGACCCATTCGCCGCCATCCCCTCACGTACCGTCCAGGAGGCAGCTTTGATTGGATCAAGCACCGCTAACCCCCTCGACATCCTCGTAATCGGCGGCGGCGCCACCGGCTGTGGCGTCGCGCTGGATGCCGCGACGCGTGGTCTACGCGTTGGCCTTGTTGAGCGTGAGGATTTCTCATCGGGAACCTCCTCGAGGTCTACTAAACTCATCCATGGAG GAGTTCGTTATCTGGAGAAAGCTGTTTTTAACTTAGATTACGGGCAGTTGAAGCTGGTTTTCCATGCCCTTGAGGAGCGTAAGCAAGTTATTGACAATGCTCCCCACCTGTGCAATGCTTTGCCGTGTATGACGCCGTGTTTTAGCTGGTTCGAGGTGATTTACTACTGGATGGGTTTAAAAATGTATGATCTGGTTGCTGGCAGACGCTTACTCCACTTGTCAAGGTACTATTCGGCAAATGAGTCTACTGAACTCTTTCCCACTTTAGCAACAAAGGGAAAAGATCGGAGCTTGAAAGGAACCGTGGTTTATTATGATGGACAGATGAATGACTCGCGCTTAAATGTTTCATTGGCATGCACAGCTTCATTAGCAGGTGCGGCTGTCCTCAATCACGCAGAAGTGATATCCTTTCTTACGGATGATGGTACTGGGCGGATAATAGGTGCTCggataagaaataatttatcaG GCAAAGAGTTTGATACATATGCAAAAGTTATTGTTAATGCGGCTGGTCCATTTTGTGATTCGGTGAGGACAATGGCGAACAAAGAAGCTAAGCCAATGATCTGTCCCAGCAGCGGTGTCCACATCGTGCTTCCTGATTATTATTCCCCGGAAGGAATGGGTTTGATTGTTCCTAAAACTAAGGATGGTCGTGTTGTTTTCATGCTTCCATGGCTAGGGAGAACAGTTGCTGGCACCACCGACTCAAACACCGATATTACAATGTTACCGGAACCACATGAGGATGAGATTCAATTCATATTAGATGCTATATCTGATTATCTTAATGTTAAG GTACGAAGGATGGATGTTTTATCAGCGTGGAGTGGCATTCGACCATTGGCTACCGATCCTAGAGCTAAAAACACAGAGAGCATTTCCAGAGATCACGTCGTGTGTGAAGATTTTCCCGGTTTAGTTACAATTACAGGTGGGAAGTGGACGACATATAGAAG TATGGCAGAGGATGCCGTTGACACAGCCATAGATTCTGGAAAGTTGAGCCCAACAAGCAAATGCATGACCTACAACCTACAGCTTATAGGTAGTGATGGATGGGATCCTGCATCTTTCACTATACTAGCACAACAATATACACGTATGAAGAAGTCATATGGTGGGAAAATTGTTCCTGGTGCAATGGACACCGCTGTTGCAAAGCATTTATCACATGCTTATGGAACTCTGGCTGAACGAGTCGCTATCATCGCTCAG AATGAAAATCTGGGAAAAAGGCTTGCTCATGGATACCCAATCCTGGAAGCGGAGGTCGCTTACTGTGCCAGGCACGAGTACTGTGAATCAGCGGTGGACTTCATTGCCAGAAGGTCACGGCTTGCTTTTCTGGACACAGATGCTGCCAGGAGGGCAGTGCCTCGGATCGTTCAAATACTTGCCGCTGAACATGGCTGGGATAAGTCGAGGCAAAAGCTGGAACTGCACCAGACTAAAGAATTCCTGGAAACTTTCAAGTCGTCTAGAAATGCTCAATTTTATGATGGGAAACACAACTAA